The Rhodopseudomonas palustris genome window below encodes:
- a CDS encoding AAA family ATPase produces the protein MKIRNIQIKRFKRLDSVNFDVDGVNILVGGNNSGKSTIIQAVHFAFTLFQSLSILNKWPAKDKTSLTISPTELIYIPSEDPYSLGHGGRLLEDADRSISITFTFDNGEELDLTIRKGRITNLLVAVDNTDSAKSVSKLDAPYSVFSPGLAGVSRTENYVSDGVLLRALARGDANIVLRNILYRLHSKPEWSAFEDDLALIFPSVRLEVVFNSSVDQYITVSVAEGARRVPLDLAGTGLLQSIQILSYFHLFAPKLIILDEPDSHLHPNNQRLLCSLLSSLSIDRDVQVMVTTHSRHVIDTMYNDAKILWVRSGAVETAQPDDQVDILLELGALDIKEKISEGKYKAILLTEDRITNLITFLLRNSGFDTEKTAILPYNGVTTPHLLKPLVRQIKDISKAAIIVHRDRDYLTQEEVDEWKKEIRKTGAEPFVTAGIDVEGYFCTKDFLSNYLKDLDINVDDLMKEITDGEHDEIISSYVNGRVDVARKLGTIGQINYGKLSAEAAKAATHSPFELMKGKRRLAKVRRILRDAGVKFDLLKASPGPKDADLGALAKKIFGKDAR, from the coding sequence ATGAAGATTAGAAATATTCAGATCAAGAGATTCAAACGACTAGACTCTGTCAATTTTGACGTGGACGGCGTCAATATATTGGTCGGAGGAAACAACTCAGGCAAGAGCACCATCATTCAAGCCGTTCACTTTGCATTCACGCTTTTTCAATCGCTCAGCATCCTGAATAAGTGGCCCGCGAAGGATAAGACCTCCCTGACAATCAGCCCAACTGAGCTGATATACATACCGTCCGAAGACCCCTACTCATTAGGACATGGAGGACGCTTACTTGAGGATGCAGACCGCTCTATCAGTATAACATTCACGTTTGACAATGGAGAAGAACTCGACCTGACCATTCGGAAGGGCCGAATTACCAACCTTCTGGTTGCCGTCGACAATACAGATTCAGCGAAATCTGTCTCGAAACTCGACGCCCCCTACTCGGTATTCTCGCCAGGGCTTGCAGGCGTCTCTCGAACTGAAAATTACGTTTCTGATGGCGTACTTCTAAGAGCATTGGCTCGGGGCGACGCAAACATCGTCCTGCGAAACATCCTCTACAGACTACACAGCAAGCCAGAATGGAGCGCCTTCGAAGATGATCTGGCCCTAATATTTCCATCGGTGCGCCTAGAAGTCGTATTCAATTCGTCGGTCGACCAATACATAACGGTCAGCGTAGCCGAAGGCGCCCGTCGAGTTCCGCTAGATCTAGCCGGAACAGGACTACTTCAATCCATTCAAATTCTATCCTACTTCCACCTTTTTGCACCCAAGCTCATCATACTTGACGAACCGGACTCACACCTCCACCCAAACAATCAAAGACTCCTCTGCTCATTACTATCATCTTTATCAATAGATCGCGACGTTCAAGTGATGGTCACCACTCACTCACGTCACGTGATAGATACGATGTACAATGACGCCAAAATTCTTTGGGTTCGGTCTGGGGCAGTTGAAACGGCGCAACCCGATGACCAAGTTGATATTTTACTGGAACTAGGAGCACTGGACATAAAGGAAAAAATCTCAGAGGGAAAATACAAAGCAATTCTACTGACCGAAGACAGAATAACGAACCTAATAACTTTTCTACTTCGCAATTCGGGGTTCGACACAGAGAAGACCGCCATACTTCCCTACAATGGGGTCACTACCCCACACCTATTGAAGCCGCTTGTTCGACAAATCAAAGACATCTCGAAGGCTGCAATCATCGTTCATCGCGATCGAGATTATCTGACACAAGAGGAAGTAGACGAATGGAAAAAGGAGATTAGGAAGACAGGGGCTGAACCTTTTGTTACTGCGGGGATCGATGTGGAGGGCTATTTCTGCACAAAGGACTTTTTATCAAACTACCTCAAAGATTTAGACATCAACGTTGACGACCTCATGAAAGAAATCACCGATGGCGAGCACGACGAGATTATTTCGTCATACGTGAACGGACGTGTCGACGTTGCTCGGAAACTCGGGACCATCGGCCAAATAAACTACGGCAAGCTTAGTGCAGAGGCCGCGAAGGCAGCAACACACTCGCCCTTCGAACTAATGAAGGGGAAACGCCGATTGGCAAAGGTCCGGCGCATCTTGCGGGATGCAGGGGTTAAATTCGACCTCTTAAAGGCATCACCCGGCCCGAAAGATGCGGACCTTGGCGCGCTTGCCAAGAAGATCTTTGGAAAGGATGCGAGGTAA
- a CDS encoding type II toxin-antitoxin system HicB family antitoxin, with translation MSASSGYLALVYKDSDTCYGVAFPDVPGCISAGDTFEQAIDNAAEALGGHLALLRADGDPIPQPRSIEQLRDDPEFVADAADVVVAFVRPHAERAAAE, from the coding sequence ATGAGTGCATCATCCGGCTATCTGGCGCTGGTCTACAAGGACAGCGACACCTGCTACGGCGTCGCCTTTCCCGACGTGCCCGGCTGCATCTCGGCCGGCGACACCTTCGAGCAAGCGATCGACAACGCCGCCGAAGCGCTCGGCGGTCACCTCGCATTGCTGCGTGCCGACGGCGATCCGATCCCGCAGCCACGAAGCATCGAGCAGTTGCGCGACGACCCGGAGTTCGTCGCGGACGCCGCTGATGTCGTGGTGGCGTTCGTCCGCCCGCATGCGGAGCGAGCGGCGGCGGAGTGA
- a CDS encoding DUF4160 domain-containing protein has protein sequence MPVVFRRDGLRYYFFSNEGLPPEPAHIHVKGGGKDAKIWLVPEIAIADAYGFNRRELSAIVLAVAENRDLILRAWHDHFSHQRPL, from the coding sequence ATGCCGGTCGTATTTCGCCGCGACGGGTTGAGATACTACTTCTTCTCCAACGAAGGGCTGCCGCCCGAGCCGGCGCATATTCATGTCAAGGGCGGCGGAAAGGATGCCAAGATCTGGCTGGTTCCGGAGATCGCGATCGCCGACGCCTACGGGTTCAATCGGCGCGAGCTTTCCGCTATAGTGTTGGCCGTCGCTGAAAACCGCGACCTGATCCTGAGAGCATGGCATGACCATTTCAGCCACCAGCGTCCGCTTTGA
- the catB gene encoding type B chloramphenicol O-acetyltransferase, which yields MHNVFESPFKGITLDRLVANPNIRVGRYSYYSGYYHGHGFDDCARFLLPDDGVDKLVIGSFCSIGSGAAFIMAGNQGHRSDWISTFPFFWMPEMPAFAGAANGFQPAGDTVIGNDVWIGTEAIVMPGVRIGDGAVIGARAVVTNDVEPYAIVGGNPAKVIRKRFGDPDIARLLELRWWDWSDDQLRVAMPILTSGDIAALHRHWQTVVQSQRS from the coding sequence ATGCATAACGTCTTCGAAAGCCCGTTCAAGGGCATCACGCTCGATCGCCTTGTCGCCAATCCGAATATCCGGGTCGGCCGCTACAGCTACTATTCGGGCTATTATCACGGTCATGGCTTCGACGACTGCGCCCGCTTCCTTCTGCCGGACGACGGTGTCGACAAGCTCGTGATCGGTTCGTTCTGCTCGATCGGCTCGGGCGCGGCTTTCATCATGGCCGGAAACCAGGGGCATCGCAGCGACTGGATCAGCACCTTCCCGTTCTTCTGGATGCCCGAAATGCCGGCCTTCGCCGGCGCGGCAAACGGATTCCAACCCGCGGGCGACACGGTGATCGGCAACGATGTCTGGATCGGCACCGAAGCCATCGTCATGCCCGGCGTCAGAATTGGCGATGGCGCGGTGATCGGCGCGCGGGCTGTGGTGACGAATGACGTCGAGCCTTACGCCATCGTCGGCGGCAACCCCGCGAAGGTGATCCGAAAGCGGTTTGGCGATCCCGACATCGCGCGGCTGCTCGAGCTTCGCTGGTGGGACTGGAGCGACGATCAACTGAGAGTTGCTATGCCCATCCTGACCAGCGGCGACATTGCGGCCCTTCACCGTCACTGGCAGACGGTCGTCCAATCGCAGCGCAGCTAG
- a CDS encoding GGDEF domain-containing protein, with translation MQGSVVRVTLSLIGPGIISVFGIAFLAAWSYDRRRPYLVLLAAACALFALGASSQILYWPRDTGLNAMVSGALYTCAVIAAVEGVLSRSGRAFGLWIDIAIFAAFSLALWYFFYVDRSLLARIYVQNFGYGLLLCVAALRLSQLRRGRVVDRILFWTLFLFGLHFFPRTVFTVGVSPPAGEPAFADSVFWQTLQLSLAVLGAASAMATLAAAVSDLIDDLRRERDLDHLTGLLNRRGFETEIAAPMRRAPAGGALILCDVDHFKSINDTFGHDVGDVVLQEIGTILRRTARKGDLVGRWGGEEFAVFLPDASRSDAAECAERLRQTIANSRIPGLDDRSVTASFGVATIREAGDWAALYKLADSRLYVAKASGRDRTVDRGMSADRSLREPVA, from the coding sequence ATGCAGGGTTCGGTTGTCAGAGTCACGTTATCCCTGATCGGGCCGGGCATCATCAGCGTGTTCGGCATCGCGTTTCTTGCGGCCTGGAGCTACGACCGGCGGCGGCCGTATCTCGTCCTTCTGGCCGCCGCGTGTGCGCTGTTCGCGCTCGGTGCGTCGAGCCAGATTCTCTATTGGCCGCGCGACACCGGCCTCAATGCGATGGTGTCGGGCGCACTCTACACCTGCGCGGTCATCGCGGCCGTCGAAGGCGTGCTGAGCCGGTCGGGCAGGGCGTTCGGCTTGTGGATCGATATTGCGATCTTCGCCGCGTTTTCCCTGGCGCTCTGGTACTTCTTCTACGTCGATCGCAGTCTGCTGGCGCGGATCTACGTGCAGAATTTCGGCTACGGACTTCTGCTCTGCGTCGCCGCGCTGCGGCTTTCGCAGCTCAGACGCGGCCGCGTGGTCGACCGCATCCTGTTCTGGACGCTGTTTCTGTTCGGGCTGCACTTCTTTCCGCGCACCGTGTTCACGGTCGGCGTGTCGCCGCCGGCCGGTGAACCCGCTTTCGCCGACTCCGTGTTCTGGCAGACGCTGCAATTGTCGCTCGCCGTCCTCGGCGCAGCGTCGGCGATGGCCACCTTGGCCGCGGCGGTGTCCGACCTGATCGATGATCTGCGCCGCGAGCGCGATCTCGACCATCTGACCGGACTGCTCAACCGCCGCGGCTTCGAGACGGAGATCGCGGCTCCGATGCGCCGCGCGCCCGCAGGCGGGGCGCTGATCCTGTGCGACGTCGACCATTTCAAATCGATCAACGATACGTTCGGTCATGACGTCGGCGACGTGGTGCTGCAGGAGATTGGGACGATCCTGCGCAGAACCGCCCGCAAGGGCGATCTGGTCGGCCGCTGGGGCGGCGAGGAGTTCGCCGTGTTCCTGCCGGACGCATCGCGCTCCGATGCCGCCGAATGCGCCGAGCGGCTCCGCCAGACCATCGCGAACAGCCGCATTCCCGGTCTGGACGACAGATCAGTGACCGCGAGCTTCGGGGTGGCGACGATCCGTGAAGCCGGCGACTGGGCGGCGCTGTACAAGCTGGCGGACAGTCGGCTTTATGTGGCGAAGGCATCGGGCCGGGACCGCACGGTCGATCGCGGGATGTCGGCCGATAGATCGCTGCGCGAACCGGTCGCGTAG
- a CDS encoding DUF2442 domain-containing protein, translating into MTISATSVRFDDHTMWVELSDGRTLGVPLAWFPRLLRATPAERAQVELSRVGLHWDALDEDISVAGLLAGRGDVTQTSETAA; encoded by the coding sequence ATGACCATTTCAGCCACCAGCGTCCGCTTTGACGATCACACGATGTGGGTCGAGCTGTCGGATGGCCGCACCCTCGGCGTGCCGCTGGCTTGGTTTCCACGCCTGTTGCGAGCGACGCCTGCGGAGCGCGCACAGGTGGAATTGAGCCGCGTCGGCCTGCATTGGGACGCGCTCGACGAGGATATCTCGGTCGCCGGCCTCCTGGCAGGCCGTGGCGACGTGACGCAAACATCGGAAACTGCTGCTTAG
- a CDS encoding oxidoreductase, with product MVTSGDSSASKTALVFGATGLIGSQLLRGLLDSADYARVIAVVRRPLAFSDPKLTVLIGDLDRLPALAAQLKADEVFIALGTTRKQTPDEAAYYKIDHDYPVEAARIAREAGAQAVFLVTAVGADAASRSFYLRTKGKAERDIIALGFPRTAIFRPSMLMGERAEHRPVERLFIALAHIINPLLRGAADRYRGIDAGDVALAMIAAARTAAPKLQIYHWREMMALLRR from the coding sequence ATGGTCACATCCGGCGATAGCTCCGCTTCGAAAACCGCGCTGGTGTTCGGCGCGACAGGCTTGATCGGTTCGCAGCTCCTGCGCGGACTGCTGGACAGCGCCGACTATGCGCGGGTGATCGCGGTGGTGCGGCGGCCGCTGGCCTTCAGCGATCCGAAGCTGACGGTGCTGATCGGCGATCTCGACCGGCTGCCGGCGCTGGCCGCGCAGCTCAAAGCCGACGAGGTGTTCATCGCGCTCGGCACCACGCGCAAGCAGACGCCGGACGAAGCTGCATACTACAAGATCGACCATGACTATCCGGTTGAGGCCGCGCGGATCGCGCGCGAGGCCGGTGCGCAGGCGGTGTTTCTGGTCACCGCGGTCGGCGCCGACGCGGCCTCACGCTCGTTCTATCTCCGCACCAAGGGCAAGGCCGAGCGCGACATCATCGCGCTGGGCTTTCCCCGCACCGCGATCTTCCGCCCGTCGATGCTGATGGGCGAGCGCGCCGAGCACCGCCCGGTGGAGCGGCTGTTCATTGCGCTCGCACACATCATCAACCCGCTGCTGCGCGGCGCCGCCGATCGCTATCGCGGCATCGACGCCGGCGACGTCGCGCTGGCGATGATCGCGGCGGCACGGACCGCTGCGCCGAAGCTGCAGATCTATCATTGGCGCGAGATGATGGCGCTGCTTCGCCGCTAG